A genomic region of Magnolia sinica isolate HGM2019 chromosome 6, MsV1, whole genome shotgun sequence contains the following coding sequences:
- the LOC131249983 gene encoding uncharacterized protein LOC131249983 isoform X2, with protein sequence MGSIHRNGILRRPIDNHSGILRRSNDVTRIITSMLLELSLDSLLESHFKTFQLPRLACLPAFCPPSMQPLSMAVDRRALPNLSHLNLVQMKTNLLELIAQEIVQR encoded by the exons ATGGGGAGCATCCATCGCAA TGGTATTCTGAGAAGACCAATTGACAATCACAGTGGTATTCTGAGAAGGTCAAACGACGTTACAAGAATTATTACTTCAATGTTATTGGAGTTGTCTTTGGATTCTTTGTTGGAATCTCATTTCAAAACTTTTCAGTTACCAAG ATTAGCTTGCCTACCAGCCTTCTGTCCTCCATCGATGCAGCCACTATCAATGGCCGTAGATCGGAGAGCACTACCCAATCTTTCACACCTAAACTTGGTTCAGATGAAAACAAATCTTCTGGAACTTATAGCTCAGGAGATAGTTCAAAGGTAA
- the LOC131249983 gene encoding uncharacterized protein LOC131249983 isoform X1, whose translation MGSIHRNGILRRPIDNHSGILRRSNDVTRIITSMLLELSLDSLLESHFKTFQLPSRLACLPAFCPPSMQPLSMAVDRRALPNLSHLNLVQMKTNLLELIAQEIVQR comes from the exons ATGGGGAGCATCCATCGCAA TGGTATTCTGAGAAGACCAATTGACAATCACAGTGGTATTCTGAGAAGGTCAAACGACGTTACAAGAATTATTACTTCAATGTTATTGGAGTTGTCTTTGGATTCTTTGTTGGAATCTCATTTCAAAACTTTTCAGTTACCAAG CAGATTAGCTTGCCTACCAGCCTTCTGTCCTCCATCGATGCAGCCACTATCAATGGCCGTAGATCGGAGAGCACTACCCAATCTTTCACACCTAAACTTGGTTCAGATGAAAACAAATCTTCTGGAACTTATAGCTCAGGAGATAGTTCAAAGGTAA